The bacterium genome includes the window AAGGGATTCACAACCAACCCGACGTTGATGCGCAAGGCGGGGGTCGCGGACTACCGGGCGTTTGCGATCGACGTTTTGAAGATCATCACAGATCGGCCGATCTCGTTCGAAGTGTTCTCGGATGAGTTCGACGAGATGGCCTCGCAGGCGCGCGAGATCGCCACGTGGGGGCAGCACGTCTACGTGAAGATCCCGGTGACCAATACCCGCGGGGAATCGTCGGTCGCGTTGATCCGTGACTTGACCCGCGAGGGGATCAAGCTCAACGTGACGGCCATCCTGGCCCTCGACCAGGTGCGCGATGTCGCGGCCGCCCTGGCCGGGGGGAGCTCTGCCTACGTATCGGTGTTTGCTGGCCGCGTGGCGGACACGGGTCGCGACCCCGTTCCGCTCATGGCCGCCGCCGTCGAGATGGTCCGCCTGATGCCGACCCTCGAACTCATCTGGGCCAGCCCACGCGAGCTGCTCAATATCTACCATGCCGATGCGATTGGGTGCCACATCATCACCGTGACCCACGATATCCTGAACCGGCTTGATTCGATCGGCAAGGATCTGCACGACTACTCGCTCGAGACCGTGCGCATGTTCCGGAACGACGCCATCAAGGCAGGGTACACGTTGCCATCTCGCACGAGGTCGACCGCATAGCCATGAACAGGACGTCAGGACCGACCTCGATGGAGGTGGTGTAAGCACATGGCCCATTGCCTCGTGACGGGCGGTGCGGGGTTCATCGGTTCGCACACGGTCGATCTCCTCCTGGAGCGGGGCTACAAGGTGCGGATTCTCGACAACCTGCAACCCCGCGTGCACCCTCAAGGCAAGCCTCGCTTTGTTCCCAACGATGCGGAGTTCCTCCAGGGCGATGTCTCGGATCCGGAGGCCTTGGGCCGCGCGCTCGAAGGCGTGGACTACGTGTTCCACCTCGCCGCGTACCAGGACTACCTGCCGGATTTCTCCCGGTTCATTCACACCAACACGGAGAGCGCCGCGCTGCTCTTTGAACTCGCGGTCT containing:
- a CDS encoding transaldolase, encoding MKPVAELRVKIYADGADIDGMRALSRKPWIKGFTTNPTLMRKAGVADYRAFAIDVLKIITDRPISFEVFSDEFDEMASQAREIATWGQHVYVKIPVTNTRGESSVALIRDLTREGIKLNVTAILALDQVRDVAAALAGGSSAYVSVFAGRVADTGRDPVPLMAAAVEMVRLMPTLELIWASPRELLNIYHADAIGCHIITVTHDILNRLDSIGKDLHDYSLETVRMFRNDAIKAGYTLPSRTRSTA